DNA from Carassius gibelio isolate Cgi1373 ecotype wild population from Czech Republic chromosome B8, carGib1.2-hapl.c, whole genome shotgun sequence:
ACTCCCTTTTGAGTCTCAGAGCTGAACAGTGTTAAATGAAGTATGTTGACATGAATAATTCATTTTCAAACCACAGATATGTTAATGTGAGTGAACACTTAATGCATGCCATAGTATGAGAAAACACCAGCTGATAACTGTATTCTCTATCAAGATtaatctaatttattattattattattatcaaaatgcATTATCTTAAGGACTCCAGGGAAAAGAAGGGCTTTGTCCATACGGCACAAATCCAACTGCATTAAGAACATTTTGATATTCCAGTCATGCACATCAAAGTAGCTTTAATAGAGTTAGCCATGACTGGTTACGATGCCCAGACTGCAGAAGTAGCCACAATACAGTTTACTCAGCTGGTAAACACTTTAAAATCAACATGTTTTACGTAATATGTTTCTATTtttgttagtagtagtagtactaatACTACTACATATTCATCCATGAATGCTTCTAAGTGCATAatctaaaacaaaattaattaagaaaaaattaatacatacatagcaatcataatttttcattaaaacgTAAGATCTCATTCTGCCTCTGGAACAACTTTACTTTTGTCTTATGCAACTTAGACTTTAATGCTAACCATTAGTCAAATTGTTATTTAAGTTCCTGACAAAAAGATACAAAAACTGTCACCGGGGTAGCTAAAGGGGGCATAATATGCACTTTGAAGATAAATATtagtgccttttgaaaaggtacctcCCCGGTGACAGCTTTTGCCCCTTTTCGGCCAAGAGTGTAGGTAATGCAGCCTATGtaattataaaatacacaatgaCAGCAAGGATTTGAACATTTTTTCAACTGGGATAAGTAGAGATGCTCTGGAGTGAACTTGACCTTCACGCCTCCGCGTCCCAGTCCTCAAAGCCTCCTCAAAAGTGAGTGTTTCAGGAGGGGAGTAGTCCTTCAAACCCACTGTAAACTCACATTATGTCTCTATTTTACGATGAAATGCCCACTTTAAACCctaaaatcataaaatcaagtTTCGCTCTTTTTGCCCCTTTTCATTGGATATGCAGTTTGCTAAGTGAATCGCACTACGaaaacaaaacaggtttctgaaaaAGAGCAATTCACAGTGCAATCGAGATATATTTTCCATAAGCATGTAGGCTTTCTGGGAtatgaacccatgaccttggcattgacTGCAACAGTTGAGCTATATTACTTGCACAGAGAACAGATGGGGTTGAATGCTTGTTAATTTCAGCTTCATctctaacaaaaaaataaaataaataaataatgaaattctCAGAACCACAATGTTTTCACCTTTTCCTCAGGCAAGGTTTAGTTTGCTCTCCCCTATGGCTCTTGACAAGGCTTGTATTTCAATCACATCCATTTTCCTTATGATCGAATGACACACAATAGACTCAAATTAGGATTAGCTATGCCCTTAAACGTTAAACTCTGAGGACACAGAGAAAAAGGCATTACAAAAGCACAGCTAACTCCTCACAAGGAGAGTCCATTGGGAAGGGAAGTCCCTGTGGACAGTCAGCCTGAAAAAAGGAAACTTTAATACACTCCATTGGAAAGCGTTGGGAACTCATTCTGTGAACAGGGAATTGATGCTCGAGTGAAAGTCAATCTACCACAAAGCACGACATCAAGCAACATCCTCCAAAGTTTAAACTAGGTCTGTCAATCGATGTGAATTAATTGCATGATATCCCATTTAATTAGTCATTTTCAAATTGATTGCATTTATCAATATTAACTAAGAAAAGCTCCCAAATTAAGatcattcatttgattaaaagttatttttgtgcAATTACTTGTAGTAAATTCAACTGACAGCTCTAATTTGAACACGAATACTTCTCTAGAGTAACTCTTGACCTTTCTCCATCTGGTGCATTTCTAGCTGTGTTGGTTTTTGTTATTTGGATAAAAAGACAGGCCCTACTGCTAGCAACCAAGATCTAAATACTCTTGTGTACCCGAAGAACTGGATAAATGTGGCCTGTCTGCcacattttgctttatttggtttGTTACCCTGTTACATTATTTCTCAATCCCTCATTGCATTTATCTTGTTTCTTAATCATCTCCTGCTGAGTCCGGCCCGGGTATTCCGCTCCATGTCAGGGTAATGGAACACtgctgcattcatttgaaatatcaaCTTGTCTTTTTGCCAAGGAGATGGCAGCCCTCTTTCTCTCAGCCTCTCTCCTCGTCCTGATGTCGAAGCGCCTGTTAATGGCCTTCTGAACCACAGAAACATGGACACGAGTGTCTCAAATGTCAATTAGTTTTCTTTGGGCTCCTCAAAAAAATGTCTGTTAAAATGTGGCGGTGACACAGGTGAAAAGTTCACAGTTCCACAGTAAATTATTCATGTCATTTTGTGCATCCATCAGATCACGAATATGGCCTTTATAGTGAGACGCTGAGGTAAAAGACAGGGAGCAGCAAGCAACGAAACAATGTTTGCAACTTGATTTACTTCTATAATGTGGTACATTTCAGGTTGGTAGGTAGATACTGTagattctataaaaaaaaaatatatatatatatatatatatgtatttttttttttttttttaaataaatgttgttctttttcactttttattcatcaagaatcctgaaaaaagtatcacaggtttcaaaattgtttccaacattgataataaatcagcatattagaatgatttctactCATTCTAATTTGTGACACtgatggctgatgaaaatttagcattgcatcatagaaataaattacactttaaagtatattaaaatagtaaaccattattttaaattgcaatgataTTGTGCTgttgttctgtattttttatcaaataaatgcagcagctTCATGAGCTTAAGAGACtccttttaaaacaaaaacatttaaaatcttactgatcccagacttttgaacagcagtgtataaaCCTGAggaaaaattaattacattttgatgtaACATTACAAACACAAATTAAGACCAGGATTGTCTTAATTTAAACAGATCGATTTTGATTTAATGTTTAGTTCAGGTAATCTAATCCAAGAAAGCATAATTGTAGCATGTGGATAGTCAGAAAAGCACAacaaatcttcaaaaaaaaaaaaaaactccattaaaAACACATTGGGCAGCTATGATTTTAAAAACATCCTTCTCTGTTTACTCTTGATGTTAAACAGTTAAGTGAGAGGAAAACATTACGCGAATAAGCTCTGCAAATCTTTGGCCTCTAATGACTCTCAAAGGTTTAATTTGCTCATTGATTTCTTTAACAGCTAGACGTGGAGATTGATTGCTAAGGTTCACATGCAGCCTTTTCTTGGACTATGTTTTTTCCTGTTGTACCAGTTTAATAACAAGCAGTAGAAAATGTACCAAATCCATCGAGTAGCCCACTGCTCATGAAATTTCCTTGAGGAAAACCCATACAATATCTCTGTGGGAGCACGGCTCTCATCAAATTTTTTGTCCCCAATTAAAAGAATGTGCAGTATTAATGGGTCATATAATTACTTATAAAATGTTGTCTTCTTTTTATATAAAAGACTGTAGGGAATACAGCCAGCTTGCTTGGTTGCAAAGTCTCCTGTTGGAAGAATTACTATTTTCTTATGGATCTTTATCCATTAAGACCATACCGCTAATGATCTCTGCTGCTAAGGGAAGCGACTTGGTCTCAATGCCATCTCTCTGTTCCAATAACTAGTCAGCAGGAGATGGGTGACTGCCCTTTAGCCACAGGATGAAACATATTTACTGCCCCAATAGGACACTATTATATCAAATTGATGACAGTGTAAACCGTTTGGTATGCCCCATTGGTAATGTACATCTCTTCTTGTTAAAGCATCAACGCAAAGCAGCAGAACAGTGGGAAACTTATTTGTCATGTGTTACTTGCTAATGATACAAGCAAACTTTGAGATGGATGACCCTTATGTTGCCTTTCTCTCATACTTAATTTGGCTTGAAGTCTAAGATGCATTCAGAATTCAGCTGCTTTGAGCTATGTACTGTAGATTGTGCATGCTATTTTTAATCTGCAACATTAGTTAAATCTTTTGAGGGGGTGTACGAGAAACGACTAACTGTTCCATGCATATGTTAGATGTATGCTGATTAGCTCCGCTCTGATAAGTGGATCTCATTGATTTCCATTCATTTAAAACACCCTCTTCGCTTCCCACTTGCTTCCATTTTGGCTAAAACCAGTGCACGTTAAAAGGTGTAGTGCTAAATGATGGATAATTCAGCTTGAATTTTCATATTCAATTAGAGGgtccccagtgtttttttttttttttttttttgatttcatgCATTATGTCTTAATAGCTTGCAAACACTGCACACTCTACAGGATGTTCCCCATCCATCACAGTCATGAATCGTTTTTCTTGATGATAAAGATGCGGCTGTGCATAACTGATGAGTGCACCCACTGTCACTTGCAAACCTGTGCTCACTAGGGTGAATACTAAAACTGACCTCAaatgttgtctgtctgtctctctctgcaggGCCCTTACTCTGGGAAGGGCGCCTGTCATGTTTTCTTCTCCATGCTTCTGTTCTCCTGCTGCTCAGCAAGGGGGAGCGGATGTGCCCTGTGAGTTGCCGATGCGAAGGCAAGATTGTTTACTGCGAGTCTGGAGCCTTTCAAGACGTCCCAGAGAACATCTCTCTAGGGTGCCAGGGTCTATCCCTGCGGTACAACAGCCTCTTGTTGTTGCTACCTTACCAGTTTGCTCACCTCAACCAGCTGGTCTGGCTCTACCTGGACCACAATTCCATCAGCGTAGTGGATAGACTGGCTTTCCAGGGGCTTCGCAGGCTAAAGGAACTAATCCTAAGCTCTAACAAGATTGCGCAGTTGCAAAACGGCACCTTTGAGACTGTCCCAAACCTGCGCAACCTTGACCTGTCCTACAACCAGCTGCAGGACTTGATGCCAGGGCATTTTCATGGACTACGCAAGCTTCAGAATCTTCACCTGCGATCAAACAACATTAAAAGCATCCCTGTCCGTACTTTTATGGAATGTCGAAGCCTGGAGTTTCTAGATTTGGGTTACAATCGCCTACGGACTATAACTCGTACGACATTTCTAGGACTGCTCAGGCTGACAGAACTTCACCTTGAACACAATCAGTTTTCCAGGATTAACTTTTTCCTATTTCCACGCCTCTTGAATCTGCAGTCTCTCTATCTGCAATGGAATCGCATACGGTCAGTTGTCCAGGGTTCGCCTTGGACTTGGCACACTCTACAGAAATTGGATCTATCAGGCAACGAAATTCAAGTTTTGGATCCGGCTATTTTTAGGTGTCTGCCCAACTTGCATACACTCAATCTGGAGTCTAACAAGATAAGCAACGTGTCCCAGGAGGTTGTTTCATCGTGGATCTCCATTAGCACTATCAACCTGGCAGGAAACATATGGGACTGTAGCTCTAGTATCTGCCCTCTGGTGTCTTGGCTGAGAAACTTCAGGGGGACTCGAGATGCCAGTATTATTTGCAGCACTCCCAAATCCCTTCAGGGAGAAAGAGTCATGGACGCAGTGAGGAACAACTCTGTGTGTGAGGAGATATTCACTGTGGAACCGACCACGGAATTAACACTTCTTTTGACTACAACTACAACAACTCTTTATGTAACAAAACCACCCACAACCACCACTACAACCCCACGCACCACAACTAGACAGGTTTCTAAAGTTACCCACGTACAAAGAGTCACCCCAAAGGTTTTGTTCCCTATTCAGTCCAACAATGAATTCCTACCACCCCTTTCGGTAACACCTAGCAGCCTACCCTTCACCCCCGAACCTGAATTTGAGCATATGACCTTCCACAAGATCATCGCTGGCAGTGTTGCCCTATTTCTATCTGTGTCTTTAATCCTATTAGTGATTTACGTGTCGTGGCGACGATACCCTAACAGCATGAGGCAACTCCAGCAGCACTCCATTCGACGCAAGCGCAGGAAAAAGACTCAAGAGCCTGAGCACAACATCAACT
Protein-coding regions in this window:
- the LOC127963333 gene encoding leucine-rich repeat transmembrane neuronal protein 4-like — encoded protein: MGPLLWEGRLSCFLLHASVLLLLSKGERMCPVSCRCEGKIVYCESGAFQDVPENISLGCQGLSLRYNSLLLLLPYQFAHLNQLVWLYLDHNSISVVDRLAFQGLRRLKELILSSNKIAQLQNGTFETVPNLRNLDLSYNQLQDLMPGHFHGLRKLQNLHLRSNNIKSIPVRTFMECRSLEFLDLGYNRLRTITRTTFLGLLRLTELHLEHNQFSRINFFLFPRLLNLQSLYLQWNRIRSVVQGSPWTWHTLQKLDLSGNEIQVLDPAIFRCLPNLHTLNLESNKISNVSQEVVSSWISISTINLAGNIWDCSSSICPLVSWLRNFRGTRDASIICSTPKSLQGERVMDAVRNNSVCEEIFTVEPTTELTLLLTTTTTTLYVTKPPTTTTTTPRTTTRQVSKVTHVQRVTPKVLFPIQSNNEFLPPLSVTPSSLPFTPEPEFEHMTFHKIIAGSVALFLSVSLILLVIYVSWRRYPNSMRQLQQHSIRRKRRKKTQEPEHNINSQLQEYYLSYNHANAETMDSLVNGACTCTISGSRECENAYTYPRPLPGAWMGDISTIH